One genomic segment of Brassica napus cultivar Da-Ae chromosome A3, Da-Ae, whole genome shotgun sequence includes these proteins:
- the LOC106393967 gene encoding D-3-phosphoglycerate dehydrogenase 1, chloroplastic-like, with protein sequence MSAAASSTISVATTNPLKSLSLSSRSPLPSASSISFPSPNPRRLVLVSCTTGDGSKPTILVAEKLGDAGVKLLEDFANVDCSYNMTPEELNTKISLCDALIVRSGTKVGREVFESSRGRLKVVGRAGVGIDNVDLRAATEFGCLVVNAPTANTIAAAEHGIALLAAMARNVAQADASVKAGEWKRNKYVGVSLVGKTLAVLGFGKVGTEVARRAKGLGMRVIAHDPYAPADRAHAIGVELVGFGEALATADFISLHMPLTPATSKILNDETFAKMKKGVRIVNVARGGVIDEDALVRALDAGIVAQAALDVFTKEPPAKDSPLVQHERVTVTPHLGASTMEAQEGVAIEIAEAVVGALNGELAATAVNAPMVSAEVLTELKPYVVLAEKLGRLAVQLVAGGSGVKNVKVSYTSARATDDLDTRLLRAMITKGIIEPISDVYVNLVNADFTAKQRGLRLSEERVVLDGSPENPLETITVKLGNVESKFASSLSESGEVKVEGKVKDGVPHLTKVGSFEVDVTLEGSIILCRQVDQPGMIGTVGSILGESNVNVNFMSVGRIAPRKQAIMAIGVDDQPSKETLKKIGEIPAVEEFVFLKL encoded by the exons ATGTCAGCCGCCGCGTCTTCAACGATCTCCGTCGCCACCACCAACCCCCTCAAGAGCTTGTCCCTCTCTTCCAGATCGCCTCTCCCCTCCGCCTCTTCCATCTCCTTCCCTTCCCCCAACCCCCGCCGACTCGTTCTCGTCTCCTGCACCACCGGAGATGGATCCAAACCCACGATCCTCGTCGCGGAGAAGCTCGGCGACGCCGGAGTGAAGCTCTTGGAGGATTTCGCGAATGTCGACTGCTCTTACAACATGACACCCGAGGAGCTCAACACCAAGATCTCTCTCTGCGACGCGTTGATCGTTAGGAGCGGGACTAAGGTTGGCCGCGAGGTGTTcgagtcgtctcgtggacgtcTCAAGGTTGTTGGACGCGCTGGTGTTGGCATCGACAACGTGGATCTGAGAGCGGCGACGGAGTTTGGTTGTCTTGTTGTAAACGCCCCCACGGCGAACACGATTGCCGCCGCTGAGCATGGGATAGCGCTTTTGGCCGCCATGGCTAGGAACGTTGCTCAAGCTGATGCGTCTGTTAAGGCTG GGGAATGGAAGAGGAACAAGTATGTTGGTGTCTCACTCGTCGGCAAGACTCTTGCAGTGCTAGGATTCGGGAAAGTCGGGACAGAAGTCGCTCGCCGTGCCAAAGGTCTCGGCATGCGCGTCATCGCTCACGATCCCTACGCGCCAGCAGACCGTGCACACGCCATCGGCGTTGAGCTAGTCGGCTTCGGCGAAGCCCTCGCCACCGCGGATTTCATCTCTCTCCACATGCCTCTCACGCCGGCAACGTCCAAGATACTCAACGACGAGACGTTTGCCAAGATGAAGAAGGGAGTTCGTATCGTTAACGTCGCTCGCGGAGGTGTGATAGACGAAGACGCGTTAGTGAGGGCCCTTGATGCTGGCATCGTTGCTCAGGCCGCGCTTGATGTTTTCACCAAAGAGCCGCCGGCTAAAGACAGCCCGTTAGTGCAGCACGAGAGGGTCACTGTGACGCCTCATCTCGGAGCCAGCACGATGGAGGCTCAGGAAGGAGTTGCTATCGAGATTGCTGAAGCTGTTGTTGGAGCTTTGAACGGGGAGCTTGCCGCGACCGCGGTCAACGCGCCTATGGTCTCTGCTGAGGTTCTGACGGAGCTGAAACCGTATGTGGTACTAGCTGAGAAGCTAGGGAGACTAGCGGTACAGCTGGTGGCTGGAGGAAGCGGCGTGAAGAACGTTAAAGTCTCGTACACGTCGGCACGAGCCACTGACGATCTTGACACGAGACTTCTAAGGGCAATGATCACTAAGGGGATCATCGAGCCGATCTCTGACGTTTATGTCAACTTGGTCAACGCTGACTTCACAGCTAAGCAGAGAGGTCTGAGACTCTCGGAGGAGCGTGTGGTCTTGGACGGGTCACCAGAGAACCCGTTGGAGACGATAACCGTGAAGCTAGGGAACGTGGAGTCGAAATTCGCGAGCTCCTTGTCCGAGTCAGGAGAGGTCAAAGTGGAGGGAAAGGTTAAAGACGGAGTGCCGCATTTGACAAAGGTTGGATCGTTTGAGGTGGacgtgactcttgaaggtagtATCATACTGTGCAGGCAGGTGGATCAACCAGGTATGATCGGGACGGTTGGGAGCATTCTTGGAGAGTCTAATGTTAATGTTAACTTCATGAGCGTTGGAAGAATCGCACCGAGGAAGCAAGCTATTATGGCGATTGGTGTAGATGATCAGCCGAGCAAGGAGACTCTTAAGAAGATTGGGGAGATTCCAGCGGTGGAAGAGTTTGTTTTCCTCAAGCTCTAG
- the LOC106441133 gene encoding agamous-like MADS-box protein AGL16, translating to MGRGKIAIKRIDNSTSRQVTFSKRRNGLLKKAKELAILCDAEVGVIIFSSTGRLYDFSSSSMKSVIERYRDAKCDTNSEMNPASELKFWQNEAAILKRQLHNLQENHRQMMGEELSGLSVEDLQKLENQLEMSLRDVRMKKEQMLVEEIKELNREGNLVHQENLELHKKVNLMHQQHMELHKKVSEVESVKSADKISLLTNGLDMGGNSSEHVHLQLSQPQQHDETSSKAIQLSYFSFIA from the exons ATGGGAAGGGGAAAGATCGCGATTAAGAGGATCGATAACTCGACGAGTCGTCAGGTGACTTTCTCCAAGAGAAGGAACGGCTTGTTGAAGAAAGCCAAGGAGCTTGCGATTCTTTGCGATGCTGAAGTTGGTGTTATCATCTTCTCTAGTACTGGCAGGCTCTACGATTTCTCCAGCTCCAG CATGAAATCGGTAATAGAGAGATACAGAGATGCCAAATGTGACACCAATTCGGAAATGAACCCAGCTTCAGAACTCAAG TTTTGGCAAAACGAGGCTGCGATTCTAAAGCGTCAGCTACATAACTTGCAAGAAAACCACCG GCAAATGATGGGTGAAGAGCTCTCTGGACTAAGTGTGGAAGATCTTCAGAAACTGGAGAATCAGCTTGAGATGAGCCTTCGTGACGTACGAATGAAAAAG GAACAAATGTTAGTCGAAGAAATAAAAGAACTGAACCGAGAG GGTAATCTCGTGCACCAAGAGAATTTAGAGCTCCATAAGAAAGTAAACCTAATGCACCAGCAGCACATGGAGTTACATAAGAAG GTTTCAGAGGTTGAGAGTGTGAAAAGCGCAGACAAAATTTCTCTTCTCACAAATGGTCTAGACATGGGAGGTAACTCGAGCGAACATGTCCATCTTCAGCTCAGCCAACCCCAGCAGCATGACGAAACAAGTTCCAAAGCTATCCAACTAAGCTATTTTTCTTTCATTGCGTGA
- the LOC106393959 gene encoding cinnamyl alcohol dehydrogenase 5 translates to MGKMEVERKTTGWAARDPSGLLSPYTYTLRETGPEDVHIRIICCGICHTDLHQTKNDLGMSNYPMVPGHEVVGEVVEVGSDVSKFTAGDIVGVGCLVGCCGGCSPCERDLEQYCPKKIWSYNDVYIDGQPTQGGFARATVVHQKFVVKIPEGMAVEQAAPLLCAGVTVYSPLAHFGLKRPGLRGGILGLGGVGHMGVKIAKAMGHHVTVISSSNKKKEEALKDLGADDYVIGSDQSKMNELADSMDYIIDTVPVHHALEPYLSLLRLDGKLILMGVISNPLQFLTPMVMLGRKVITGSFIGSMKETEEMLEFCKEKGLSSIIEVVKMDYVNTAFERLEKNDVRYRFVVDVEGSKLEA, encoded by the exons ATGGGGAAAATGGAGGTAGAGAGGAAAACAACAGGCTGGGCTGCGAGAGACCCTTCTGGGTTACTCTCTCCTTACACTTACACTCTCAG AGAGACAGGACCAGAGGATGTTCACATAAGAATCATATGCTGTGGAATCTGCCACACAGATCTCCATCAAACCAAAAACGATCTTGGCATGTCAAACTACCCCATGGTTCCTGG GCACGAGGTTGTTGGGGAAGTGGTGGAGGTGGGATCAGATGTGAGCAAGTTCACCGCAGGGGATATAGTTGGAGTTGGTTGTCTCGTTGGATGCTGCGGAGGTTGTAGCCCCTGCGAGAGAGATCTGGAACAGTATTGTCCCAAGAAGATCTGGAGCTACAACGATGTTTACATCGATGGTCAACCAACACAAGGCGGTTTCGCTAGAGCCACCGTCGTTCACCAAAA GTTTGTGGTGAAGATTCCAGAAGGAATGGCTGTTGAGCAGGCGGCACCACTACTGTGTGCCGGTGTGACAGTGTACAGTCCACTGGCTCACTTCGGTCTGAAGCGACCAGGCCTAAGAGGAGGTATACTAGGGCTAGGTGGAGTTGGTCACATGGGTGTGAAAATAGCCAAAGCAATGGGTCACCATGTGACTGTCATAAGCTCATCaaacaagaagaaagaagaggctTTGAAAGATCTTGGAGCAGATGATTACGTGATCGGATCCGACCAATCGAAGATGAACGAATTGGCGGATTCAATGGATTACATAATCGACACGGTCCCTGTTCATCATGCACTTGAGCCTTACTTGTCTCTGCTTAGGCTTGATGGGAAACTCATACTCATGGGAGTCATAAGCAATCCATTACAATTTCTCACTCCTATGGTTATGCTTG gGAGGAAAGTGATAACGGGGAGCTTCATTGGGAGCATGAAGGAAACAGAGGAGATGCTTGAGTTCTGTAAAGAAAAGGGTTTGAGTTCGATCATCGAAGTAGTGAAGATGGATTATGTGAACACTGCGTTTGAGAGACTCGAGAAGAACGATGTGCGTTATAGGTTCGTGGTTGATGTCGAAGGAAGCAAACTTGAGGCTTGA
- the LOC106441130 gene encoding protein DETOXIFICATION 17 isoform X1 has protein sequence MDQVKTRVSPLEAYMTSKLLRQCNTSTSRLREPLLDAENSKQMEQETEKVDKEITTVSPAAQHVVGDNSDMQSVKEEVKKQFWLSAPLIGVSLLQYSLQVISVMFVGHLGSLPLSAASIATSFASVTGFTFLMGTASALETLCGQSYGAKMYGKLGIYMQRAMFVLLILSIPLSIIWTYTETILVFVHQDKSIANLAGSYAQYMIPSIFAYALLQCLNRFLQTQNNVFPVFVCSGITTCLHVLLCWVLVLKTGLGHKGAALAISVSYWLNVILLSCYVKFSSCCSQTWTGFSIEALSHIPAFMKLGFPSAVMVCLELWSFELLVLLSGLLPNPVLETSTLSICLNTSLTLWMIPVGLGGTASTRISNELGAGNPKGAKLAVRVVVAIVIVEGIMMGSILLGVRNKLGYAFSSDPKVISYVASMIPIVAAGNFLDGFQCVLSGVARGCGWQKIGACVNLGSYYLVGVPLGLLLGFHLHLGGRGLWLGIVTALVVQVMSLSIITLVTNWDQEAMKAKDRVGSSNNEFREAEASII, from the exons ATGGATCAG GTCAAGACAAGGGTTTCTCCACTGGAGGCGTACATGACAAGTAAACTCTTAAGGCAATGTAATACAAGTACCTCACGCCTAAGAGAACCGTTGCTGGATGCA GAAAACTCAAAGCAAATGGAGCAAGAAACTGAAAAAGTGGACAAGGAGATTACAACAGTTTCGCCTGCGGCTCAACATGTAGTCGGAGACAACAGTGACATGCAGAGTGTAAAGGAAGAGGTGAAGAAGCAATTTTGGCTCTCTGCTCCACTGATCGGCGTGAGCCTCCTCCAATACTCTCTTCAAGTCATCTCCGTCATGTTCGTTGGCCATCTCGGCTCACTTCCTCTCTCCGCCGCATCCATAGCCACCTCCTTTGCCTCCGTCACCGGCTTCACTTTCCTG ATGGGTACAGCGAGCGCGTTGGAAACACTTTGTGGCCAATCTTACGGAGCAAAGATGTATGGAAAGCTAGGCATCTACATGCAGAGAGCCATGTTTGTTCTCCTCATACTCTCCATTCCTCTCTCCATCATTTGGACTTACACTGAGACCATCCTTGTCTTCGTCCACCAAGACAAATCCATCGCCAACCTTGCAGGCTCATACGCTCAATACATGATCCCAAGCATCTTCGCATACGCTCTTCTTCAATGCCTAAACAGGTTCTTGCAAACGCAAAACAATGTGTTCCCTGTTTTTGTCTGCTCTGGAATCACTACTTGTCTTCACGTGCTTCTCTGTTGGGTCTTGGTCTTGAAGACTGGTCTAGGACACAAGGGGGCTGCTCTTGCTATCTCGGTCTCTTATTGGCTCAACGTCATTCTTCTCTCGTGCTACGTCAAGTTCTCAAGTTGTTGCTCACAAACATGGACTGGTTTCTCCATAGAGGCTCTTAGCCACATCCCTGCTTTTATGAAGCTTGGGTTTCCTTCCGCGGTTATGGTCTG CTTAGAGCTATGGTCGTTCGAGCTTCTGGTTCTCTTGTCAGGCCTACTTCCTAATCCGGTTTTAGAAACTTCAACTCTTTCAATCTG CCTTAATACTTCATTAACGCTCTGGATGATACCGGTTGGCCTTGGTGGTACTGCGAG CACAAGGATTTCGAATGAGTTAGGAGCAGGGAATCCAAAAGGGGCAAAACTGGCTGTACGTGTTGTTGTAGCTATAGTAATCGTAGAGGGTATTATGATGGGATCAATTTTGTTAGGTGTACGGAATAAATTGGGATATGCTTTCAGCAGCGATCCAAAAGTCATCAGTTATGTAGCATCAATGATACCAATTGTCGCTGCAGGCAACTTCTTGGACGGATTCCAATGCGTTCTGTCAG GAGTTGCGAGAGGGTGTGGATGGCAGAAAATTGGAGCTTGTGTGAATCTCGGCTCATATTATCTAGTTGGAGTTCCCTTGGGGTTATTACTAGGTTTCCATTTACATCTCGGTGGTCGG GGGCTATGGCTGGGAATTGTAACGGCTTTAGTTGTTCAAGTGATGTCTCTTTCCATCATCACATTAGTTACAAACTGGGATCAAGAG GCCATGAAAGCTAAAGACAGAGTTGGATCTTCGAATAATGAGTTTAGAGAAGCTGAAGCATCAATCATATAG
- the LOC106441130 gene encoding protein DETOXIFICATION 17 isoform X2, with protein sequence MTSKLLRQCNTSTSRLREPLLDAENSKQMEQETEKVDKEITTVSPAAQHVVGDNSDMQSVKEEVKKQFWLSAPLIGVSLLQYSLQVISVMFVGHLGSLPLSAASIATSFASVTGFTFLMGTASALETLCGQSYGAKMYGKLGIYMQRAMFVLLILSIPLSIIWTYTETILVFVHQDKSIANLAGSYAQYMIPSIFAYALLQCLNRFLQTQNNVFPVFVCSGITTCLHVLLCWVLVLKTGLGHKGAALAISVSYWLNVILLSCYVKFSSCCSQTWTGFSIEALSHIPAFMKLGFPSAVMVCLELWSFELLVLLSGLLPNPVLETSTLSICLNTSLTLWMIPVGLGGTASTRISNELGAGNPKGAKLAVRVVVAIVIVEGIMMGSILLGVRNKLGYAFSSDPKVISYVASMIPIVAAGNFLDGFQCVLSGVARGCGWQKIGACVNLGSYYLVGVPLGLLLGFHLHLGGRGLWLGIVTALVVQVMSLSIITLVTNWDQEAMKAKDRVGSSNNEFREAEASII encoded by the exons ATGACAAGTAAACTCTTAAGGCAATGTAATACAAGTACCTCACGCCTAAGAGAACCGTTGCTGGATGCA GAAAACTCAAAGCAAATGGAGCAAGAAACTGAAAAAGTGGACAAGGAGATTACAACAGTTTCGCCTGCGGCTCAACATGTAGTCGGAGACAACAGTGACATGCAGAGTGTAAAGGAAGAGGTGAAGAAGCAATTTTGGCTCTCTGCTCCACTGATCGGCGTGAGCCTCCTCCAATACTCTCTTCAAGTCATCTCCGTCATGTTCGTTGGCCATCTCGGCTCACTTCCTCTCTCCGCCGCATCCATAGCCACCTCCTTTGCCTCCGTCACCGGCTTCACTTTCCTG ATGGGTACAGCGAGCGCGTTGGAAACACTTTGTGGCCAATCTTACGGAGCAAAGATGTATGGAAAGCTAGGCATCTACATGCAGAGAGCCATGTTTGTTCTCCTCATACTCTCCATTCCTCTCTCCATCATTTGGACTTACACTGAGACCATCCTTGTCTTCGTCCACCAAGACAAATCCATCGCCAACCTTGCAGGCTCATACGCTCAATACATGATCCCAAGCATCTTCGCATACGCTCTTCTTCAATGCCTAAACAGGTTCTTGCAAACGCAAAACAATGTGTTCCCTGTTTTTGTCTGCTCTGGAATCACTACTTGTCTTCACGTGCTTCTCTGTTGGGTCTTGGTCTTGAAGACTGGTCTAGGACACAAGGGGGCTGCTCTTGCTATCTCGGTCTCTTATTGGCTCAACGTCATTCTTCTCTCGTGCTACGTCAAGTTCTCAAGTTGTTGCTCACAAACATGGACTGGTTTCTCCATAGAGGCTCTTAGCCACATCCCTGCTTTTATGAAGCTTGGGTTTCCTTCCGCGGTTATGGTCTG CTTAGAGCTATGGTCGTTCGAGCTTCTGGTTCTCTTGTCAGGCCTACTTCCTAATCCGGTTTTAGAAACTTCAACTCTTTCAATCTG CCTTAATACTTCATTAACGCTCTGGATGATACCGGTTGGCCTTGGTGGTACTGCGAG CACAAGGATTTCGAATGAGTTAGGAGCAGGGAATCCAAAAGGGGCAAAACTGGCTGTACGTGTTGTTGTAGCTATAGTAATCGTAGAGGGTATTATGATGGGATCAATTTTGTTAGGTGTACGGAATAAATTGGGATATGCTTTCAGCAGCGATCCAAAAGTCATCAGTTATGTAGCATCAATGATACCAATTGTCGCTGCAGGCAACTTCTTGGACGGATTCCAATGCGTTCTGTCAG GAGTTGCGAGAGGGTGTGGATGGCAGAAAATTGGAGCTTGTGTGAATCTCGGCTCATATTATCTAGTTGGAGTTCCCTTGGGGTTATTACTAGGTTTCCATTTACATCTCGGTGGTCGG GGGCTATGGCTGGGAATTGTAACGGCTTTAGTTGTTCAAGTGATGTCTCTTTCCATCATCACATTAGTTACAAACTGGGATCAAGAG GCCATGAAAGCTAAAGACAGAGTTGGATCTTCGAATAATGAGTTTAGAGAAGCTGAAGCATCAATCATATAG
- the LOC106441130 gene encoding protein DETOXIFICATION 17 isoform X3 yields the protein MLKENSKQMEQETEKVDKEITTVSPAAQHVVGDNSDMQSVKEEVKKQFWLSAPLIGVSLLQYSLQVISVMFVGHLGSLPLSAASIATSFASVTGFTFLMGTASALETLCGQSYGAKMYGKLGIYMQRAMFVLLILSIPLSIIWTYTETILVFVHQDKSIANLAGSYAQYMIPSIFAYALLQCLNRFLQTQNNVFPVFVCSGITTCLHVLLCWVLVLKTGLGHKGAALAISVSYWLNVILLSCYVKFSSCCSQTWTGFSIEALSHIPAFMKLGFPSAVMVCLELWSFELLVLLSGLLPNPVLETSTLSICLNTSLTLWMIPVGLGGTASTRISNELGAGNPKGAKLAVRVVVAIVIVEGIMMGSILLGVRNKLGYAFSSDPKVISYVASMIPIVAAGNFLDGFQCVLSGVARGCGWQKIGACVNLGSYYLVGVPLGLLLGFHLHLGGRGLWLGIVTALVVQVMSLSIITLVTNWDQEAMKAKDRVGSSNNEFREAEASII from the exons TGTTGAAGGAAAACTCAAAGCAAATGGAGCAAGAAACTGAAAAAGTGGACAAGGAGATTACAACAGTTTCGCCTGCGGCTCAACATGTAGTCGGAGACAACAGTGACATGCAGAGTGTAAAGGAAGAGGTGAAGAAGCAATTTTGGCTCTCTGCTCCACTGATCGGCGTGAGCCTCCTCCAATACTCTCTTCAAGTCATCTCCGTCATGTTCGTTGGCCATCTCGGCTCACTTCCTCTCTCCGCCGCATCCATAGCCACCTCCTTTGCCTCCGTCACCGGCTTCACTTTCCTG ATGGGTACAGCGAGCGCGTTGGAAACACTTTGTGGCCAATCTTACGGAGCAAAGATGTATGGAAAGCTAGGCATCTACATGCAGAGAGCCATGTTTGTTCTCCTCATACTCTCCATTCCTCTCTCCATCATTTGGACTTACACTGAGACCATCCTTGTCTTCGTCCACCAAGACAAATCCATCGCCAACCTTGCAGGCTCATACGCTCAATACATGATCCCAAGCATCTTCGCATACGCTCTTCTTCAATGCCTAAACAGGTTCTTGCAAACGCAAAACAATGTGTTCCCTGTTTTTGTCTGCTCTGGAATCACTACTTGTCTTCACGTGCTTCTCTGTTGGGTCTTGGTCTTGAAGACTGGTCTAGGACACAAGGGGGCTGCTCTTGCTATCTCGGTCTCTTATTGGCTCAACGTCATTCTTCTCTCGTGCTACGTCAAGTTCTCAAGTTGTTGCTCACAAACATGGACTGGTTTCTCCATAGAGGCTCTTAGCCACATCCCTGCTTTTATGAAGCTTGGGTTTCCTTCCGCGGTTATGGTCTG CTTAGAGCTATGGTCGTTCGAGCTTCTGGTTCTCTTGTCAGGCCTACTTCCTAATCCGGTTTTAGAAACTTCAACTCTTTCAATCTG CCTTAATACTTCATTAACGCTCTGGATGATACCGGTTGGCCTTGGTGGTACTGCGAG CACAAGGATTTCGAATGAGTTAGGAGCAGGGAATCCAAAAGGGGCAAAACTGGCTGTACGTGTTGTTGTAGCTATAGTAATCGTAGAGGGTATTATGATGGGATCAATTTTGTTAGGTGTACGGAATAAATTGGGATATGCTTTCAGCAGCGATCCAAAAGTCATCAGTTATGTAGCATCAATGATACCAATTGTCGCTGCAGGCAACTTCTTGGACGGATTCCAATGCGTTCTGTCAG GAGTTGCGAGAGGGTGTGGATGGCAGAAAATTGGAGCTTGTGTGAATCTCGGCTCATATTATCTAGTTGGAGTTCCCTTGGGGTTATTACTAGGTTTCCATTTACATCTCGGTGGTCGG GGGCTATGGCTGGGAATTGTAACGGCTTTAGTTGTTCAAGTGATGTCTCTTTCCATCATCACATTAGTTACAAACTGGGATCAAGAG GCCATGAAAGCTAAAGACAGAGTTGGATCTTCGAATAATGAGTTTAGAGAAGCTGAAGCATCAATCATATAG